In Muribaculum gordoncarteri, the genomic window CCGGATGTATCCCTTCAGCGAACATCTCGAAAAGGATGTCGACGCATATATCGACGCTGACGACGAACTGGTACTCAATACTTCCCACACTTCGTTGAAAATGCCTCGCAATCATCTTGCCTTGCACGGATTGCACAATCTCTACAACTCCATGGCGGCAGGTCTGTCGGCCTGTCTGCTCGACATACGCAAGGAGGACATACGCCGCGCTCTTGAGGACTTTGAGGGCGTTGAGCATCGCCTTGAATATGTAGCCACTGTCAACGGTGTGCGTTACATAAACGACTCAAAGGCTACCAATGTCAACTCATGCTGGTATGCTCTTGAAAGCATGCCCAAGGGCGTAGTGCTCATCCTTGGCGGCAAGGACAAGGGCAATGATTATACCGAGATAGAGTCTCTCGTAAAGGAGAAGGTGAAGGCCATCGTGTGCATGGGCAAGGACAATGCCAAGCTGCTCGATTTCTTCACTGGCAAGGTCGATGCCATATACGACACCCACTCACTGCAGGATGCCGTCGACACTTGTGCCGCTATAGCCGCATCGGGCGACACGGTGCTGCTGTCGCCCTGCTGTGCAAGCTTCGACCTGTTCAGCAGCTACGAGGACCGAGGCCGTCAGTTCAAGGATGCCGTAAAACGCCTCAAATAAACTATAAACCCTACTCTCTCACGCTTAACACCTTAAAAAATGGAAGCCACTGAATCAGCCCCCGCATCAGGTGCTCATGTAGCCGAGGCAAAGCCTGCGATAACCTATAAACGACACGGCGACAAGTCGATATGGGGTATATTCATAACATTGTGTATCATCTCGGTAATCGAGCTCTACAGCGCATCGAGCCGTGAGGTCGCCGCAGCCGGAGTCTACGGCCCCATAATGCGTCACTGTTTCCTGTTGGGAATGGGTGTGTGCATCGTGTTGCTGCTTGAGAGGCTGCATTACAAGGCATTTTTTGCCTGTGCATGGGTCATCGCGTTCCTGAGTATGGGCATGATGCTCTATGTCACTCTTTTCGGAGAGATTGTCAACGGTGCGCGGCGTAGTTTCAGTCTTATGGGTATAACGATTCAGCCGTCGGAGTTCATCAAGTTGTCGGCCGTGCTCGTTATCGCTCAGATAATGTCGAAGTCGCAGCGACCCAAGGCCATCGGTGTGCGCACACAGGGCGTTGTCCTGTCGGCCATCATGGTGCTGCTGTTCGGCGGATTGCTGTTCAAGCAGGGATTGACCAATACTATCCTGCTCATGTCAATCAGTATGGCCATGATTGCCATCGGAGGCACCGAGCTTAAGAAGATGCTGTGTGTCGGCCTCGTATATGCCGTTATAGGCGGCGGCGTGGTGTTCGCCAAGTTCATGTCGGAGGGCGACAGCAAGGCAAAGGGCGATGAGATAGCCACTACCGAGCAGGCGCTTACCACCGATAAGCGACACGGCACATGGCAGGCGCGTCTTGACCGATTCTTCTCGGATGTGCCTAAATATGAGGAGGAGATTACGGCCAAGAACCGTCAGGAGATGTACTCCTACATGGCTCAGGCCAACGGCGGCGTATTCGGCGTCTTCCCCGGCAATTCGCGTGAAACGGCCCGCTTGCCGCTTGCTTTTTCCGACTATATATTCTCGATTATAATCGAGGACCTCGGATTTGTGGGCGGGGTGGGATTGCTCATCCTCTATCTGTGGCTGTTGGCTCGTGCCGGAATCATTGCCAAGAAGTGTCACCGCGCCTTCCCCGTGCTTCTTGTCATGGGTATGGCTGTGATGATAGTGCTCCAGGCGCTGTTCCACATGGCCATCACTACCGGCACATTCCCCGTTTCGGGACAGCCGTTGCCGCTTATATCCAAGGGCGGTACATCGATCATCGTGACATCGATAGCCATAGGCGCGATGTTGAGCGTGAGCCGCACCGCCGTGCAGAACGGTAACCGTCAGGAGGTAAAGGAGGAGCTGAACGCACTTCCCGAGGAGCTGCGTGCCGAGAATCCGGTTCAGTTGTAAAAAACAAGATATTTTATCCGTTATGGAACAAAAACATTATAACGTGCTTATAAGCGGAGGGGGCACCGGAGGACACATCTTCCCGGCTCTCTCCATTGCCAACGCCTTGAAGCGCAGGGATAAGCTCACCAATATACTTTTCGTAGGAGCCGAAGGCCGCATG contains:
- a CDS encoding FtsW/RodA/SpoVE family cell cycle protein, with translation MEATESAPASGAHVAEAKPAITYKRHGDKSIWGIFITLCIISVIELYSASSREVAAAGVYGPIMRHCFLLGMGVCIVLLLERLHYKAFFACAWVIAFLSMGMMLYVTLFGEIVNGARRSFSLMGITIQPSEFIKLSAVLVIAQIMSKSQRPKAIGVRTQGVVLSAIMVLLFGGLLFKQGLTNTILLMSISMAMIAIGGTELKKMLCVGLVYAVIGGGVVFAKFMSEGDSKAKGDEIATTEQALTTDKRHGTWQARLDRFFSDVPKYEEEITAKNRQEMYSYMAQANGGVFGVFPGNSRETARLPLAFSDYIFSIIIEDLGFVGGVGLLILYLWLLARAGIIAKKCHRAFPVLLVMGMAVMIVLQALFHMAITTGTFPVSGQPLPLISKGGTSIIVTSIAIGAMLSVSRTAVQNGNRQEVKEELNALPEELRAENPVQL